Proteins encoded in a region of the Phoenix dactylifera cultivar Barhee BC4 chromosome 3, palm_55x_up_171113_PBpolish2nd_filt_p, whole genome shotgun sequence genome:
- the LOC103707987 gene encoding ABC transporter G family member 15-like, translating to MLDSAAVFESDEMAMEMETRASAPSKTWAKSSAAYLVWEDLTAALSSYGGGRPAKKLIQGLSGYAVPGRIMAIMGPSGSGKSTLLDSLAGRLGSNVLLTGRVLLNGKKRRLDYGVVAYVTQENVLLGTLTVRETITYSAHLRLPATMSKEEVAAVVERTIEEMGLQDCADRAIGNWHLRGISGGEKKRLSIALEILTQPCLLFLDEPTSGLDSASAFFVIQTLRQMACHGNKTIISSIHQPSSEVFALFDDLYLLSSGETVYFGDAKLATKFFAEVGFPCPSRRNPSDHFLRCINSDFDHVNATLKGSIKIHAEAESSSDPLSKLGTSEIKAILIEKYKSSEYATIARNRIQEISKIEGLTVNSDKGSQASWWKQLTTLTRRSFVNMSRDIGYYWLRMVMYILVAVCVGSIFWDVGTSYTAILARASCGGFVAGFMTFMSIGGFPSFIEELKVFIRERQNGHYGVAVYILSNFLSAFPFLVAVSLSTGTITYYMVKLHKSFSHYAYFTISLYAGISVIESLMMIIASLVPNYLMGIITGAGVIGIMMMTAGYFRLLRDLPKLFWRYPVSIISYGSWALQGNYKNDLIGLEFDPLIPGDPKLSGEYILKNFLGISLEHSKWVDLTAVFVILVCYRLLFFLILKLKERATPLLRIIYARITMKHILKTPSFKKRRPSFSSRHPNLHPMALQEGLSSPLP from the exons ATGTTGGATTCGGCAGCGGTCTTTGAGAGTGACGAGATGGCGATGGAGATGGAAACCCGGGCATCGGCGCCGTCGAAGACCTGGGCGAAGTCTTCCGCAGCCTACTTGGTGTGGGAGGACCTCACGGCGGCGCTATCAAGTTATGGCGGCGGCCGGCCGGCCAAGAAGCTCATCCAAGGGCTGAGCGGGTACGCGGTGCCTGGCCGGATCATGGCGATCATGGGGCCTTCGGGTTCCGGCAAATCGACACTCCTCGACTCCTTGGCAG GGAGGCTTGGAAGCAATGTTTTGTTGACCGGGAGAGTTCTACTTAATGGCAAGAAGAGAAGGCTAGACTATGGAGTTGTG GCCTATGTGACACAAGAAAATGTGCTCCTAGGGACCCTCACCGTCCGAGAAACAATCACGTACTCAGCTCATCTGAGGCTCCCTGCAACCATGAGCAAGGAGGAGGTGGCAGCTGTGGTGGAAAGAACTATTGAGGAGATGGGCCTGCAAGATTGCGCCGACCGGGCAATTGGGAATTGGCACCTGAGAGGGATCAGTGGTGGAGAGAAGAAAAGGCTCAGCATTGCACTAGAGATACTGACACAGCCCTGCCTCCTCTTCCTCGACGAGCCCACTAGTGGGCTCGACAGTGCCTCAGCTTTCTTTGTAATCCAAACATTGAGGCAGATGGCCTGCCATGGCAACAAGACCATCATCTCCTCCATCCACCAGCCTAGCAGCGAAGTCTTTGCACTATTTGATGATCTGTACCTTTTGTCCAGTGGAGAAACAGTTTATTTTGGAGATGCCAAGTTGGCTACAAAG TTCTTTGCAGAAGTTGGGTTCCCTTGTCCTAGCAGAAGAAATCCATCTGATCATTTCCTTCGATGTATAAACTCTGATTTTGACCATGTGAATGCTACATTAAAAGGGTCGATCAAAATTCATGCG GAGGCAGAATCATCTTCAGATCCTCTGTCGAAGTTAGGAACCTCAGAGATCAAAGCAATTCTTATCGAGAAATATAAGAGCTCAGAATATGCAACCATAGCTAGAAATCGGATTCAGGAGATATCTAAGATA GAAGGGCTTACTGTGAATTCAGATAAAGGAAGCCAAGCTAGCTGGTGGAAGCAGCTCACAACTCTAACAAGGAGATCTTTTGTGAACATGAGCAGAGACATTGGCTACTACTGGCTGCGGATGGTAATGTACATATTGGTAGCTGTGTGTGTGGGAAGCATCTTCTGGGATGTAGGGACAAGTTACACAGCTATATTAGCAAGAGCCTCTTGTGGGGGCTTCGTCGCGGGCTTCATGACCTTCATGTCCATTGGAGGATTCCCATCTTTTATCGAAGAATTGAAGGTGTTCATTCGTGAAAGGCAAAATGGGCATTATGGAGTTGCAGTATACATACTCTCCAACTTTCTGTCAGCATTCCCCTTCTTAGTTGCTGTGTCCCTCTCCACTGGAACTATAACCTATTACATGGTGAAGCTCCACAAGAGCTTCTCCCATTATGCCTACTTCACTATTAGTCTTTATGCTGGCATTTCAGTGATAGAGAGCCTCATGATGATTATTGCCTCACTTGTCCCTAACTACTTAATGGGCATCATAACTGGAGCTGGTGTCATT GGAATTATGATGATGACAGCCGGGTACTTCCGGTTGCTGCGAGATCTTCCTAAGCTATTCTGGCGCTATCCAGTTTCCATAATCAGCTATGGGTCATGGGCCTTACAG GGAAATTACAAGAATGACTTGATTGGGCTGGAGTTTGATCCTTTGATACCTGGAGATCCAAAATTGAGTGGGGAGTACATCCTAAAAAATTTTCTTGGCATCAGCTTGGAGCACTCAAAGTGGGTAGATTTGACAGCTGTATTTGTCATACTTGTTTGCTACAGGCTTCTCTTCTTTCTGATTTTGAAGCTCAAAGAGAGGGCTACCCCTCTGCTTCGGATTATTTACGCCAGAATAACCATGAAACATATCTTGAAGACACCATCCTTCAAGAAGAGGAGGCCATCATTCTCATCGCGGCATCCAAATCTCCACCCAATGGCATTGCAAGAAGGCCTGAGTTCACCACTTCCATAA
- the LOC120110242 gene encoding uncharacterized protein LOC120110242, whose product MCDGWTGPTKRAIINFLTYCDTKTFFHKSVDASDKVHNASYILRLMEEVIDQIGEENIVQVVTDNGPQYKLAGQVLMERRPQIFWTPCAAHCIDLILMDIGKIRRVQHTVEIAQRITRYIYSHTWVLSLMRRYAGGEILRPGVTRFATNYIALDSLIEKKGALRQMFVSPEWQESRYAQAGTEGSRMEDLVSRQSFWQRANAIVKAIKPLYEVLRAVDSERYPQMGFLYHMMEKAKAQIMEADVAHAQEYIDIIERRWGAQMGRELHLAAYYLNPRFQYESGIGMDDELLHALRNVIYKMEPDPEVAALCIEETKLFREGSHSFGQRPAVVSKTTMNPGTIQICKTFLHLNYLQL is encoded by the exons atgtgtgatggttggaccggtccgacAAAGCGGGCcatcatcaactttctgacatactgtgatacgaagaccttcttccacaagtcaGTTGATGCTTCGGATAAGGTGCACAACGCCTCATACATCCTCAGACTTATggaggaggtgattgatcagattggagaggagaatatcgtgcaggtcgtcactgataaCGGACCGCAATATAAGTTGGCCGGGCaggtcttgatggagcggcgaccacaaattttctggactccatgtgctgcacattgcaTCGACCTCATCCTGATGGATATtggaaagatccgtagggtgcaacaTACGGTGGAGATAGCCCAACGCATCACCAGGTATATTTATAGCCATACTTGGGTTCTTTCATTAATGAGAAGGTATGCAGGGGGAGAAATTCTTAGAccaggagtcacacggtttgctacgaattacattgcacttgatagccttatcgagaagaaaggagccctacgtcagatgtttgttAGTCCTGAGTGGCAGGAAAGTAGATATGCCCAGGCCGGCACTGAAGGAAGCAGGATGGAAGACTTGGTAAGCAGGCAGTCATTCTGGCAGCGGGCCAATGCGatagtcaaggctatcaaaccattatatgaagtgctgcgggcCGTGGATAGCGAGAGGTATCCCCAGATGGGctttttgtatcacatgatggagaaGGCAAAGGCTCAGATCATGGAGGCAGATGTAGCCCATGCCCAGgagtacatcgacatcattgagcGGCGGTGGGGAGCCCAAATGGGTAGGGAattgcatctagcag catactatcTGAATCCCCGGTTTCAGTACGAGAgtggaattggtatggatgatgaacttcttcatgctctgcgtaatgttatttataagatggagcctgatccagaagTCGCCGCGTTATGTATAGAAGAG accaaattatttagagagggtAGCCACAGCTTTGGACAGCGACCAGCTGTCGTGAGCAAGACAACTATGAATCCAGGTACAATACAAATCTGCAAGACATTTTTGCATCTGAATTATCTTCAACTATGA